In Nasonia vitripennis strain AsymCx chromosome 4 unlocalized genomic scaffold, Nvit_psr_1.1 chr4_random0004, whole genome shotgun sequence, the genomic window CATTATCTAGTTTTATTACGTTACCGTTAGATAGTTCGAATTTAACTTGGCCTTGATTGGTTGCGATTATGTTAGATCGTTTGTCTTTATTGGCACAGCCTATTACGCGCTCAGTCTTTTCGTGCAGCTGAGTCAAGATGAGTTTAGAATTTGTCATATGATCTGTCGCGCCTGAATCTACGATAAATTTTTGCGTCTCGTCGTCCCATTCATTCAGACTCACATTCATGCATACTGAATCAGTATTGGTCGTACCTTTTGCAGGAGTGCCAGGTCGTCTGAAAGGTGACTTTGATCGAGATCTGCTATGCTCTCTCCTCTGCTTTCTCTTTGGAGAGATACTTCTGTTGCGATCAGTCGCTCTCTTTCGTGGTGGCCCTTTCCGTGGTTCACTGCAGTCTACGGCGATGTGCCCGAACTTATTGCAGTTAAAGCACTTAGGCTCGTCGTGCTTGCAGTCCTTGGACAAGTGCGCCGTGCTACCACATCGCTCGCACCGTTTGTTGGGCCTTTCCCTACTTTTGGATCGTTCGTCAGAGGAACGGTTTCTTTCCTCTGCGAATCCGAGCAGGGCTGATTTTTCTGGGGTTCTCTGCTTCGAGTtgtcaatctggaaaattaaatcttttagtTCATTGTAAGTATATTTCCTACCCGTACCATGGCTTGCAACGTTCTCTGCCGTAATGATCTCTGGGTAGGCTTGCTCTACTGCGTTGAACAGTAGACTTTTCTTTGCCGTATCGCTCATTTTTTCTATGCCTTCATTACTTTCATACTTTCTTACGAGGTCTTCAAACCTCAAGCAGAAGTTAAAGGCCGTTTCTTTATCTTTGTTGAGCTTTAAGTTGAAGAGTCGTTTCTGGGCTGTATGAGCATTAATTCTCAATTcattctttttaatttctttaatcttatCCAGTAATTCAACTGGATCTTTTATGTTCATCGTCTATAGGTGATACTTATCATCAATTCTGTTCAGAATTATCTCGCGTATGATATTCTTATCGTGTTCGAGTTCATCTGGACAGATCAGACTTTGATTGTTCTTTTCGAAGACGTAGAACAGTTTTCGCGACTTTAGCTCTGAGAATAAGAAATCCTCAAAGGGGGCATATTCCGAATCTAATTTTAACTTGTACATTCGCGTGATGTTAATTTGTTTCAATTTTGCGTCATTTATACTCGTGTTACCTGAGTTCATTGACTTGAATAAATTCAGCTTATTCAGTTGCGTTAAGTCTTGATCAGAAAAACGTCTACTTACATTCAAATCGTCGAGCGCGATTCCAAGACGTTCGGCGGATTCAACGCGCCAATCTTTATATGGCGACTGTTCTCTCCTTACTTCATTTTTCTCGTTCCACTCGTACGAGTCGGCCACTAGTGTGGACGAGCACCTGGGTTCAGCAGGTCCGAGCTCCCTTGGTCCAGGAGCCAAGAGCGTGAGCGGATTGCGGTTTGCTGGTCGAAAGCCACGTCCGCGTCCTCGTGGATGCAGCTTGATCGGTTCTGCCGGGCGTGTACAGCTGACGATGCTTGGCTTGTTGTTGGCTGAAAGAGTTGGCTTTTCCTGCCAATCTTTTACTGCCTGTCCATCCTGCCCTCTGAGCTTCAGACTATCAACGGACCTCATCAGTTGCTGTACATCTCCGCTGATCTTGGTTGTGAACCTTTCGAAGTTTTGGTTCATCTTAGCATTCTCCTCCACGAGGGACTTCATTCCTTCTACCAGCCTTTCGCTGAGCTTGACTTGAGCCAGGGTGCTCTCACGCAACAGCTTGGTGATCTCATTCATGCTGTATGTCTGGTCGTCATCCCTGGGCGTGGACGTAGTGGCTCCTGCTCTCCCTGCGTCGCTGTAGTGGCTTACGGGTCCTCTCAACCCTACCACTCGATCCTCTGTA contains:
- the LOC116417078 gene encoding uncharacterized protein LOC116417078 — encoded protein: MNILSLEEAARLLEVLKATEDRVVGLRGPVSHYSDAGRAGATTSTPRDDDQTYSMNEITKLLRESTLAQVKLSERLVEGMKSLVEENAKMNQNFERFTTKISGDVQQLMRSVDSLKLRGQDGQAVKDWQEKPTLSANNKPSIVSCTRPAEPIKLHPRGRGRGFRPANRNPLTLLAPGPRELGPAEPRCSSTLVADSYEWNEKNEVRREQSPYKDWRVESAERLGIALDDLNIDNSKQRTPEKSALLGFAEERNRSSDERSKSRERPNKRCERCGSTAHLSKDCKHDEPKCFNCNKFGHIAVDCSEPRKGPPRKRATDRNRSISPKRKQRREHSRSRSKSPFRRPGTPAKE